One Ignavibacteria bacterium genomic window carries:
- a CDS encoding carbohydrate kinase family protein — protein sequence MNYIVIGEPCVDFVIKKNGDTFKSFGGIIYSLIAMSVLADKNDVIYPVMNAGEDEYDNIISLLGDYPNINTTGINKTKFPTRQVNLDYTDTTKSERQESSTSPMLSIEFEKIKPFLELADAVLINMISGADITLDTMKQIKNNFTKKIHLDVHNLVMQTHKDGSRTYIHNDDWLEWCTSVTTLQMNEHEIKVLTKEKRKEYHIAEEVLINSRKDVKGLIVTRGADGLSGYTMKEKVFNNEKFIDLDKQDICAIDNPHYLDATGCGDVFASAFTLDYSKNNDFTKSMHYANRIASYKTSLQGIGDLKKLK from the coding sequence TTGAATTACATTGTAATCGGCGAACCTTGTGTTGATTTTGTCATCAAGAAAAACGGTGATACATTTAAAAGCTTTGGAGGAATTATATATTCCCTCATAGCAATGTCTGTTCTTGCAGATAAAAATGATGTTATATATCCTGTTATGAACGCGGGTGAAGATGAATATGACAATATTATCTCTTTGTTAGGTGATTATCCGAATATTAATACTACCGGCATTAATAAAACTAAATTCCCGACAAGACAGGTCAATCTGGATTATACTGATACAACAAAATCTGAACGGCAGGAATCTTCAACATCGCCAATGCTAAGTATCGAATTTGAAAAAATAAAACCATTTCTTGAGCTTGCTGATGCGGTTTTAATTAATATGATTTCAGGTGCCGACATAACGTTAGATACAATGAAGCAGATTAAAAATAACTTTACAAAAAAAATTCATCTTGATGTTCATAATCTTGTTATGCAGACTCATAAAGACGGTTCCAGAACTTATATCCATAACGATGACTGGCTTGAATGGTGCACAAGCGTTACAACTTTACAGATGAATGAACACGAAATCAAAGTTCTCACAAAAGAGAAAAGGAAAGAATATCATATTGCGGAAGAAGTACTGATTAACTCAAGGAAGGATGTCAAAGGGTTAATCGTAACACGCGGAGCAGATGGTTTATCCGGCTACACTATGAAAGAAAAAGTTTTTAATAATGAAAAATTCATTGACCTCGACAAACAGGATATATGCGCAATCGACAACCCTCATTATCTTGATGCGACAGGTTGTGGTGATGTTTTTGCTTCTGCGTTCACACTGGATTATTCAAAAAACAATGACTTCACAAAAAGCATGCACTATGCAAACAGGATAGCATCATATAAGACATCTTTACAGGGAATAGGAGACTTAAAAAAATTAAAATGA
- a CDS encoding DUF4835 family protein, whose product MKLFFNHNIKKLSLTVFVFLVFGALQNTYSQDLLAIVNVNDQTLPIEARERLKQFKTQVEDYLNRNKWHDEPIPPVKCTFEFNFTGTNGFDQYNTQLFVVAQREIYRKNKSDPIKYTTTLRILDERVNFNYSRSMQFMKNDVIFDPLLSLLNYYAYLIIGFDEDSYYPKGGTKYFQKAQDICNKLMTDKTGWTETGGGSKPSRLQLVQELTNPRFEDFRKSYFEYHWMGLDSLALNKTNAYQYILRAVEKISVIKKKEIKAFNADIFFDEKSVEIAETFLDYGSKSVYDKLIQYDPTHQNTYIEYKNR is encoded by the coding sequence ATGAAATTATTTTTCAATCATAATATAAAAAAATTATCACTTACGGTTTTTGTATTTTTGGTGTTCGGAGCATTACAAAATACATATTCACAGGATTTGCTTGCAATTGTTAATGTTAATGACCAGACTCTTCCTATTGAAGCCCGCGAGCGTCTGAAACAATTTAAAACTCAGGTTGAAGATTATCTTAACCGTAACAAATGGCATGATGAACCGATACCTCCTGTCAAATGCACGTTTGAATTTAACTTTACAGGTACAAACGGATTTGACCAATATAATACGCAGTTATTTGTGGTTGCACAGAGGGAAATTTACAGAAAAAATAAATCAGACCCGATAAAATACACAACAACATTAAGAATACTTGATGAACGTGTTAATTTTAATTATTCACGCTCTATGCAGTTCATGAAAAATGACGTTATATTTGACCCTCTTTTAAGTCTGCTGAATTACTATGCATATCTTATCATCGGATTTGACGAAGATTCTTATTACCCCAAAGGAGGCACAAAGTATTTTCAAAAAGCTCAGGATATTTGTAATAAACTAATGACCGACAAAACCGGATGGACTGAAACAGGCGGCGGTTCCAAACCATCAAGATTACAGCTTGTTCAGGAACTAACCAATCCGAGATTTGAAGATTTCAGAAAAAGTTATTTCGAATATCATTGGATGGGGCTTGATTCGCTTGCACTCAACAAAACCAATGCATATCAATATATTTTGAGAGCGGTTGAGAAAATTTCTGTCATAAAGAAAAAGGAAATTAAGGCATTTAATGCGGATATATTTTTTGATGAAAAGAGTGTAGAAATTGCAGAGACATTTCTCGATTACGGAAGCAAATCGGTTTATGATAAACTAATACAATATGACCCGACGCACCAAAATACTTATATAGAATATAAGAACCGGTGA
- the rfbD gene encoding dTDP-4-dehydrorhamnose reductase, whose translation MRIFVTGANGLLGQTIISIFTRESDHQLITSGIEPAPLIDLGHQYEKLDITNKEDVKKLIGFYEPKVIINCAAYTDVDKCETERELCWKVNVDAVKNLIIAARSNNSKVVHYSTDYVFDGKNGPYTEKDKPNPISFYGRSKLASENALITSGINYLILRTMVLFGIGNNIKPNFALWMIDKLKHEQPVNIVTDQIGNVTISDDLAYGTLKAIEKGCTGIYNIAGRDILSRYNFAMKVCEVFKFKKALVSKILTSELNQPAPRPLNSGLVTLKAQTELGFKPMDSLEALRLLKVQLGY comes from the coding sequence ATGAGAATATTTGTTACAGGTGCAAACGGATTATTAGGACAAACAATCATATCAATTTTCACGCGTGAATCAGACCATCAGTTAATAACAAGCGGAATCGAACCGGCTCCGCTTATTGATCTTGGACATCAATATGAAAAGCTCGACATTACGAACAAAGAAGACGTAAAAAAACTAATCGGGTTTTATGAACCAAAAGTAATTATTAACTGCGCAGCATATACCGACGTTGATAAGTGTGAAACAGAGCGCGAGCTTTGCTGGAAAGTAAACGTTGATGCTGTGAAAAACTTAATCATTGCGGCGCGAAGCAATAACTCAAAGGTTGTTCATTACTCAACCGACTATGTCTTTGACGGAAAAAACGGACCCTATACGGAAAAAGATAAACCCAATCCGATTTCGTTTTATGGTCGTTCAAAACTTGCAAGCGAAAATGCTCTCATAACAAGCGGAATAAATTATCTGATTTTACGAACTATGGTTTTGTTTGGAATCGGTAATAACATAAAACCGAATTTTGCCCTCTGGATGATTGATAAATTAAAACACGAACAGCCCGTTAACATCGTGACAGATCAGATTGGAAACGTTACAATTTCCGATGACCTTGCTTATGGAACCCTTAAAGCTATAGAAAAAGGATGCACGGGGATTTACAACATTGCAGGTCGCGACATACTTTCTCGATACAACTTTGCTATGAAAGTCTGTGAAGTATTCAAGTTCAAAAAAGCTTTGGTTTCAAAAATTCTAACTTCAGAGTTGAATCAACCTGCTCCGAGACCATTGAACTCAGGGCTTGTAACACTCAAAGCTCAAACCGAGCTTGGCTTCAAGCCGATGGACTCGCTTGAAGCATTAAGGTTATTAAAAGTTCAATTAGGATATTAA